In Pseudobythopirellula maris, a single window of DNA contains:
- a CDS encoding HD-GYP domain-containing protein produces the protein MTTATAVSEYIAVPIATLRPDSQLDCALYLEGECEGQEKLYRGAHLPLEYEQLQNLAKQGRTKVLVRSEEYGQYQAYLRDNLSEVLDDESIPLARRFAALDTVLRGVLSESFAAGDNDATVDACRRLSVQVADLVSRDDAMETDLLAVMQHDYYTFTHSANVSYYCTMLAARLGVEDPDELQQITAGALMHDLGKLEIPDSILTKPGRLSDEEFAIIRRHPTTGFRQLCRRDDLSHGQLMMVYQHHERMDGGGYPTRMVGDEIHPWARICAVADVYEALTSNRPYRKALSREVTLEIMLRDSGTAFDQDCLKAWVECLTQ, from the coding sequence GTGACCACCGCCACCGCCGTTAGCGAATACATTGCCGTTCCGATCGCCACGCTGCGCCCCGACAGCCAGCTGGATTGCGCGCTGTACCTGGAGGGCGAGTGCGAGGGGCAGGAGAAGCTCTACCGCGGCGCCCACCTGCCGCTCGAGTACGAGCAGCTGCAGAATCTCGCCAAGCAGGGCCGCACCAAGGTGCTCGTCCGCAGCGAGGAGTACGGCCAATACCAAGCGTACCTGCGCGACAACCTCTCGGAGGTGCTCGACGACGAGTCGATCCCGCTCGCCCGCCGTTTCGCGGCGCTCGACACCGTGCTGCGCGGCGTGCTGAGCGAGTCGTTCGCCGCGGGCGACAACGACGCCACGGTCGACGCGTGTCGCCGGCTCTCCGTGCAAGTCGCCGACCTCGTTTCGCGCGACGACGCGATGGAGACCGACCTGCTGGCCGTGATGCAGCACGATTATTACACGTTCACTCACTCGGCCAACGTTTCGTATTACTGCACGATGCTCGCCGCGCGGCTGGGCGTCGAAGACCCCGACGAGTTGCAGCAGATCACGGCCGGCGCGTTGATGCACGACTTGGGCAAGCTCGAGATCCCCGACAGCATCCTGACCAAGCCCGGGCGGCTGAGCGACGAGGAGTTCGCCATCATCCGCCGCCACCCGACCACCGGCTTCCGACAGCTCTGCCGTCGCGACGACCTGAGCCACGGCCAGCTGATGATGGTCTACCAGCACCACGAACGGATGGACGGCGGCGGCTACCCGACCCGCATGGTCGGCGACGAGATCCACCCGTGGGCCCGCATCTGCGCCGTGGCCGACGTGTACGAGGCGCTCACCAGCAACCGCCCCTACCGCAAGGCGCTCTCACGCGAAGTGACGTTAGAGATCATGCTCCGCGACTCCGGAACCGCGTTTGATCAAGACTGCCTGAAAGCGTGGGTCGAATGCCTAACCCAGTGA
- the tmk gene encoding dTMP kinase yields MFFSFDGIDGVGKTTQIERFCAWLAAQGHTVVTCRDPGSTPLGETLRDVLLHSGDDRPIGRRAEMLLYMAARAQLVDDVIRPALDAGSVVVSDRYLLANLAYQAHAGGLPREAVASVGAVATDGVAPAAVMLLDLSPAAAERRMGDERDRMERSGAEYRERLRQGFLEEARKAPDVIHVVDASPPVDEVHARIVEIAQRVLDHAAAR; encoded by the coding sequence ATGTTCTTCTCGTTTGACGGCATCGACGGCGTTGGTAAGACCACTCAGATCGAGCGGTTCTGCGCGTGGCTCGCTGCGCAGGGGCACACGGTAGTTACCTGCCGCGACCCCGGCAGCACGCCGCTCGGCGAAACGCTGCGCGACGTGCTGCTCCACTCGGGCGACGACCGGCCGATCGGCCGCCGCGCCGAGATGCTGCTCTACATGGCGGCCCGGGCCCAATTGGTCGACGACGTCATCCGGCCGGCGCTCGACGCCGGGTCGGTTGTGGTCTCGGACCGCTACCTGCTGGCCAACCTCGCATACCAGGCCCACGCCGGCGGCCTGCCGCGCGAGGCCGTCGCCTCGGTCGGCGCCGTGGCGACCGACGGCGTGGCGCCGGCCGCGGTGATGCTGCTCGATCTGTCGCCCGCGGCGGCCGAACGCCGCATGGGTGACGAGCGTGACCGCATGGAGCGGTCCGGCGCCGAGTACCGCGAGCGGCTGCGGCAGGGTTTCCTCGAAGAGGCGCGCAAGGCCCCCGACGTGATCCATGTGGTCGACGCCTCGCCGCCGGTCGATGAGGTCCACGCCCGCATCGTCGAGATCGCCCAACGCGTGTTGGACCACGCCGCGGCGCGTTGA
- a CDS encoding DUF368 domain-containing protein yields the protein MKSPPDNSLRSDLKTFGVGLCMGAADIVPGVSGGTVALILGVYRRLLSAISGANTQTAGALLAGRWGEAAERLDARFLFALGGGVLVGAGALAGLMEHLLEHHRAVTYSAFFGLILASGYLVGRMCSPPSRRAAVVCVVLGLLAALFALALVMQQHVTPPGGMLYLFICGAVAICAMILPGISGAYLLLMLGLYEDVTGVIKRLPRGQATGDDLLMLAVFACGCLVGLLLFSRLLRWLLDRYSAPTLAVLCGFMIGSLYRLWPFQIDATPDVEEFKHKLFEPYLPGADESQLAVCVLTALACCAGVLLLDHWAGRLKASQLSD from the coding sequence ATGAAAAGCCCCCCCGACAATTCCCTACGCAGCGACCTAAAGACCTTTGGCGTAGGCCTTTGCATGGGCGCCGCCGACATCGTACCGGGCGTTTCAGGAGGGACAGTCGCGCTGATCTTGGGTGTTTACCGGCGGTTACTCTCGGCGATCAGCGGGGCGAACACCCAGACGGCGGGCGCCCTTCTTGCCGGCCGTTGGGGCGAGGCGGCCGAGCGGCTCGACGCCCGCTTTCTCTTCGCTCTAGGCGGGGGCGTATTGGTTGGGGCGGGCGCCCTGGCCGGTCTGATGGAACACCTCCTTGAGCACCACCGCGCGGTGACTTATTCCGCCTTTTTCGGCTTAATTCTTGCTTCGGGCTACTTGGTCGGGCGGATGTGCTCGCCCCCAAGCCGCCGCGCTGCGGTGGTTTGTGTTGTGCTCGGCTTGCTCGCGGCATTGTTCGCGCTCGCGCTCGTCATGCAGCAGCACGTCACCCCCCCGGGGGGAATGCTTTATCTGTTCATCTGCGGGGCGGTCGCCATTTGCGCGATGATCCTGCCGGGAATCAGCGGCGCCTACCTGCTGCTGATGCTCGGCCTGTACGAAGACGTGACGGGCGTCATCAAGCGTTTGCCCCGCGGCCAGGCGACCGGCGACGACCTGCTGATGCTCGCGGTCTTCGCGTGCGGCTGCCTCGTCGGCCTGCTGCTCTTCAGCCGACTGCTGCGTTGGTTGCTCGATCGTTACTCCGCCCCCACACTCGCGGTGCTGTGCGGTTTCATGATCGGGTCGCTCTACCGGCTCTGGCCGTTCCAGATCGACGCCACGCCGGACGTCGAAGAATTCAAGCACAAGCTCTTCGAGCCCTACCTGCCGGGCGCCGACGAGTCGCAACTCGCGGTGTGCGTGCTCACCGCGCTCGCTTGTTGCGCGGGGGTGCTGTTGCTCGACCATTGGGCCGGGCGGCTCAAGGCGAGCCAGCTGAGCGACTGA
- a CDS encoding TolC family protein, whose product MERQNRAFWSIVLSAALLSTGCQPTQPFFFMEDGDLSHYMDVATTIDYPDVEEASLDEVSGAMAPLTLKSPTDYEMWDLTLEEATRITLCNSQVMRQLGGTVVENAPETISRTLVSSVSVNTTYDPALVESATGTSFGSPFSGSGVEAALSEFDAQLDSSVSWNRNDRPVNTGFLAAFAPTFQQDLGNFSTGVSKTSATGAQYSFRNNTNYDFNSNLIQQGAPAASEWGTNFEAFIRQPLLQGAGAQYNRIAGPFDFNQYASNGVNAFDGVVLARIRNDQSLADFEGGVRNLMRDVEQSYWSLYFAYRDLDARKLGRDSALATWKKVAALYREGARGGSADREAQARSQYFQFKAQVEQGLTALYASETRLRYLMGLAVSDGRLIRPADEPTAAPVAYEWGSVHGEALVRRVEVRKQKWEIKKRELELIAARNHLLPRLDAFGTYRWLGAGDRLYDDSPVAGTNPFRNGSGAFNVLTDGDFEEWELGVQLSVPIGFRKQLSTVRHHQLLLARDRAILQDLELEVSHQLGDAIRDLDLNYGLTETNFNRRVAAQQEVEAVQASYDANRATLDLLLDAQRRRAEAETSYYRSIVDYNIAISDVHYRKGSLLDYNGVFLAEGPWPGKAYFDAMRRARQRDASMYLDYGFTRPNVFSRGPVSQGATPSGSSKIESVPSGYPTPADGEIIVPHGMTQTAAPINVVDGAASGRAYYATPEEASRAAAQPVSTAITPVGYEAIEINTTPGAPRAEHASGQPTAGQQAQQAQQALYLRSEHERREPGNPAAEAPAVAAGWSGAKR is encoded by the coding sequence ATGGAACGGCAAAACCGCGCGTTTTGGTCTATCGTCTTGTCAGCCGCCCTGTTGTCGACCGGCTGCCAGCCGACGCAGCCGTTCTTCTTCATGGAAGACGGCGACCTGTCGCATTACATGGACGTCGCGACGACGATCGACTATCCCGACGTCGAAGAGGCCTCGCTCGACGAGGTTTCTGGCGCGATGGCGCCGCTGACGCTCAAGAGCCCCACCGACTACGAGATGTGGGACCTGACGCTCGAGGAGGCGACGCGCATCACGCTGTGCAACAGCCAGGTGATGCGTCAGCTCGGCGGCACGGTGGTGGAGAACGCCCCCGAGACGATCAGCCGCACGCTGGTGAGCAGCGTCTCGGTCAACACGACTTACGACCCCGCCTTGGTGGAGAGCGCGACGGGCACGTCGTTCGGCTCGCCGTTCAGCGGCTCGGGCGTGGAGGCGGCCCTCTCGGAGTTCGACGCGCAGCTCGACTCGAGCGTGAGCTGGAACCGCAACGACCGGCCGGTGAACACCGGCTTCCTGGCGGCGTTCGCCCCCACGTTCCAGCAGGACCTGGGCAACTTCTCGACGGGGGTCTCGAAGACCTCGGCCACGGGCGCCCAGTACTCGTTCCGCAACAACACGAACTACGACTTCAACTCGAACTTGATCCAGCAGGGCGCCCCGGCGGCCAGCGAGTGGGGGACCAACTTCGAGGCGTTCATCCGCCAGCCGCTCTTGCAGGGCGCCGGCGCCCAGTACAACCGCATCGCCGGTCCGTTTGACTTCAACCAGTACGCCTCGAACGGCGTGAACGCGTTCGACGGCGTCGTGCTGGCCCGCATCCGCAACGACCAATCGCTCGCCGACTTCGAGGGTGGCGTGCGGAACCTGATGCGAGACGTCGAGCAGTCGTACTGGAGCCTCTACTTCGCCTACCGCGACCTGGACGCCAGGAAGCTCGGCCGCGACTCGGCGTTGGCCACCTGGAAGAAGGTCGCCGCGTTGTACCGCGAGGGCGCCCGTGGCGGCTCGGCCGACCGCGAGGCCCAGGCCCGTTCGCAGTACTTCCAGTTCAAGGCTCAGGTCGAGCAGGGCCTCACCGCCTTGTACGCCTCGGAGACGCGTCTCCGCTACCTGATGGGCCTGGCCGTGAGCGACGGCCGCCTGATCCGCCCGGCCGACGAGCCGACCGCCGCGCCGGTGGCGTACGAATGGGGTTCGGTTCACGGCGAGGCGCTGGTGCGTCGGGTCGAGGTCCGCAAGCAGAAGTGGGAGATCAAGAAGCGCGAGCTCGAGTTGATCGCCGCCCGCAACCACCTGCTGCCCCGCTTGGACGCGTTCGGCACCTACCGCTGGCTCGGCGCCGGCGACCGTCTCTACGACGACTCGCCCGTGGCGGGCACCAACCCGTTCCGCAACGGCTCGGGCGCGTTCAACGTGCTCACGGACGGCGACTTCGAAGAGTGGGAGCTGGGCGTGCAGCTGAGCGTGCCGATCGGCTTCCGCAAACAGCTCTCCACGGTCCGGCACCACCAGCTGCTGCTGGCCCGCGACCGGGCGATCTTGCAAGACCTGGAGCTCGAGGTTTCCCACCAGTTGGGCGACGCGATCCGCGACCTCGACCTCAACTACGGGCTCACCGAGACCAACTTCAACCGCCGCGTGGCGGCCCAGCAAGAGGTCGAGGCGGTTCAGGCGTCGTACGACGCGAACCGGGCGACGCTCGACCTGCTGCTCGACGCCCAGCGGCGCCGGGCCGAGGCCGAGACCTCGTACTACCGCTCGATTGTCGACTACAACATCGCGATCTCCGATGTCCATTACCGCAAGGGATCGCTGCTCGATTACAATGGCGTGTTCCTGGCCGAGGGCCCGTGGCCCGGCAAGGCGTACTTCGACGCGATGCGTCGGGCCCGCCAGCGTGACGCGAGCATGTACCTTGACTACGGGTTCACTCGGCCGAACGTGTTCAGCCGCGGTCCGGTGAGCCAAGGCGCCACGCCGAGCGGCTCCTCGAAGATCGAGAGCGTGCCGAGTGGCTACCCGACCCCGGCCGACGGAGAGATCATCGTCCCGCACGGGATGACGCAGACCGCCGCTCCGATTAATGTCGTAGACGGCGCCGCGTCGGGCCGGGCCTACTACGCGACGCCCGAAGAGGCCTCGCGTGCGGCCGCCCAGCCCGTTTCGACGGCGATCACGCCGGTCGGGTACGAAGCGATCGAAATCAACACGACTCCCGGCGCCCCGCGGGCCGAGCACGCCTCGGGTCAGCCAACCGCGGGCCAGCAAGCCCAGCAAGCCCAGCAAGCCCTCTACCTCCGCAGCGAGCATGAACGACGCGAACCGGGCAACCCGGCTGCTGAAGCTCCTGCAGTCGCTGCAGGCTGGAGCGGGGCAAAACGCTGA
- a CDS encoding thiol-disulfide oxidoreductase DCC family protein, with protein MTSDAKTNASDNAAQPQDPPQAAQPPPQAGSELPGPDERPDAAVVLYDGQCVFCRRQAERLAWWDCQGKLAYLSLHDPLVEECFPDISRERLLDEMCLVDQSGERHWGADAFKQLTVRLRRLWWLAPVMWLPGMMLLARPVYRWVSRNRYMIAGKRDECADGACSLHK; from the coding sequence ATGACCAGCGACGCCAAGACCAACGCCAGCGACAACGCAGCCCAGCCACAGGACCCCCCGCAGGCGGCACAGCCCCCCCCGCAGGCGGGCTCCGAGCTGCCCGGGCCCGATGAGCGGCCCGACGCCGCGGTGGTGCTCTACGACGGACAGTGCGTCTTCTGCCGGCGGCAGGCGGAGCGGCTCGCTTGGTGGGACTGCCAGGGAAAGCTCGCCTATCTGTCGCTCCACGACCCGCTGGTCGAGGAGTGCTTTCCCGACATCTCGCGCGAGCGGCTGCTCGACGAGATGTGCCTAGTCGACCAGAGCGGCGAGCGTCATTGGGGCGCCGACGCGTTCAAGCAGCTCACGGTGCGGCTCCGCCGGCTGTGGTGGCTGGCGCCGGTGATGTGGCTGCCGGGCATGATGCTGCTGGCCCGCCCGGTGTATCGGTGGGTCTCTCGCAACCGCTACATGATCGCCGGCAAACGCGACGAGTGCGCCGACGGCGCTTGCTCGTTGCACAAATGA
- a CDS encoding HD-GYP domain-containing protein: MAQDPTLVAASDHWTQNTPAANRPHLGGYVRLPLAMLRRHDAPRWDWYAMYEGSHTPTRVARAEARLSEHEIDDLDLRGYQSLYVRGSDFQGRSALLLQSLEAILGDESIPPSDRFMILARSAAGELDRQFRPSDCGAYFELSQRIGALIANLVGRLRVTPSDIFTIRTESEGGSFGAHALYASAYAVTLADALGMADDNNRRQLAIGALLHDIGERRLPLENFTKSSLSEVERQMIYKHPQIGYEDLLGRDGIEFAQLMMVYQHHEWVDGHGYPVQILREEIHPWARVLAVVDEFDSLTCNRIPQASITLEDTIKHLSASSGSQLDKEAVRCWTSLFRRR; encoded by the coding sequence ATGGCCCAGGATCCGACCCTCGTCGCCGCCAGCGACCACTGGACGCAGAACACGCCAGCGGCCAATCGGCCGCATCTTGGCGGTTATGTCCGGCTGCCGCTCGCCATGCTGCGGCGGCACGACGCGCCGCGTTGGGACTGGTACGCGATGTACGAGGGGAGCCACACGCCCACCCGCGTGGCCCGAGCCGAGGCGCGCTTGAGCGAGCACGAGATCGACGACCTCGATCTGCGCGGCTACCAATCGCTCTACGTCCGCGGCAGCGACTTCCAAGGACGCTCCGCGTTGCTGCTCCAATCGCTCGAGGCGATCCTCGGCGACGAGTCGATCCCGCCGAGCGATCGCTTCATGATCCTCGCACGCTCCGCCGCCGGCGAACTCGACCGGCAGTTCCGCCCCAGCGACTGCGGCGCCTACTTCGAACTGTCCCAGCGTATCGGCGCCCTGATCGCGAACCTTGTCGGTCGGCTGCGGGTGACGCCCAGCGACATCTTCACCATCCGCACGGAGAGCGAGGGGGGTTCGTTCGGCGCCCACGCCCTGTACGCCTCGGCCTACGCCGTCACACTCGCCGACGCCCTCGGCATGGCCGACGACAACAACCGCCGGCAGCTCGCCATCGGCGCGCTGCTGCACGACATCGGCGAGCGACGCCTGCCGCTAGAGAATTTCACCAAGAGTTCGCTGAGCGAAGTCGAACGCCAGATGATCTACAAGCACCCTCAGATCGGATACGAGGACCTGCTCGGCCGCGACGGGATCGAGTTCGCTCAATTGATGATGGTCTACCAGCACCACGAGTGGGTCGACGGCCACGGCTACCCGGTCCAGATCCTGCGGGAAGAAATCCACCCCTGGGCGCGCGTGCTGGCCGTCGTCGACGAGTTCGACTCGTTGACCTGCAACCGCATCCCGCAAGCCTCGATCACACTCGAGGACACCATCAAACACCTCTCCGCCTCGAGCGGGAGCCAACTCGACAAGGAGGCCGTACGATGTTGGACGTCGCTCTTTCGACGGAGGTAG
- a CDS encoding PilZ domain-containing protein: MLDVALSTEVDDGAWGSLAARASLPIDSEIYYNVECNGLTPEESRRRFRRVPIRGRAVLVRGQSRYGVYAVDVSPMGIGVYSPKQLFPKECVTIFIADREPIDLALRRCKREAPNAYLCGLVFPTGPLGPSQYRNFINSMR; the protein is encoded by the coding sequence ATGTTGGACGTCGCTCTTTCGACGGAGGTAGACGACGGCGCCTGGGGCTCGCTCGCCGCACGGGCCTCGCTGCCGATCGACTCCGAGATTTACTACAACGTCGAGTGCAACGGCCTGACGCCCGAAGAGTCGCGGCGTCGGTTCCGCAGGGTGCCGATCCGCGGCCGCGCGGTGCTCGTGCGGGGCCAGTCGCGGTACGGGGTGTACGCGGTCGATGTCTCGCCGATGGGCATTGGGGTCTACAGCCCCAAGCAGCTGTTCCCCAAGGAGTGCGTCACGATCTTCATCGCAGACCGGGAGCCGATCGATCTGGCCCTGCGTCGTTGCAAACGCGAGGCGCCGAACGCCTACCTCTGCGGGTTGGTGTTCCCCACCGGGCCGCTGGGGCCCTCGCAGTACCGCAACTTCATCAACTCGATGCGATGA
- a CDS encoding LL-diaminopimelate aminotransferase produces MSDPYFQKLFAERIGGANYGKDDAIYKFEKIKRAKRKALADHPERGLLDFGIGENDEMAPESVRRVMDAEIDKPENRGYADNGVADFKEAAARFMRREFGVALDAASQVNHCIGSKPAYAMLPACFINPGDVTLMTTPGYPVAGTHTRYYGGEVHNLPLTKENDFLPDLDSIPADVLGRAKLLVLCFPNSPTGKTATSEFYAKAVAFAKANDIVIVNDAAHAMISFDQEPTSFLSTPGAMDVGVEVHSMSKGFDMIGWRMGWVCGHERIVSAFADVKDNSDSGQFIAVQKAAAAALDDPEIPRQIREKYRRRMEKLVDTLQQCGFECEMPGGTYFLYTPSPKGVEGGPTFDSAEAASQFLITEHSICTVPWDDAGAFLRFSVTYVAADEPAEDAIMAETAERLSDLQLVF; encoded by the coding sequence GTGTCCGATCCTTACTTCCAGAAGCTGTTCGCCGAGCGGATCGGCGGAGCCAATTACGGCAAAGACGACGCGATTTACAAGTTCGAGAAGATCAAGCGCGCCAAGCGCAAGGCCTTGGCCGATCACCCGGAACGCGGGCTGCTCGATTTCGGCATCGGCGAGAACGACGAGATGGCGCCCGAGTCGGTCCGCCGCGTGATGGACGCCGAGATCGACAAGCCGGAGAACCGCGGGTACGCCGACAACGGGGTGGCCGATTTCAAAGAGGCCGCCGCGCGGTTCATGCGGCGTGAGTTTGGCGTGGCGCTCGACGCCGCGAGCCAGGTGAACCACTGCATCGGGTCGAAGCCCGCCTACGCGATGCTGCCGGCCTGCTTCATCAACCCGGGCGACGTGACGCTGATGACCACGCCCGGCTACCCGGTGGCCGGCACGCACACGCGTTACTACGGCGGCGAGGTCCACAACCTGCCGCTCACCAAAGAGAACGACTTCCTGCCCGACCTCGATTCGATACCGGCCGACGTGCTCGGGCGGGCGAAACTGCTTGTGCTCTGTTTCCCGAACAGCCCCACGGGCAAGACCGCCACGAGCGAGTTCTACGCCAAGGCGGTCGCGTTCGCCAAGGCGAACGACATCGTCATCGTCAACGACGCGGCGCACGCGATGATCTCGTTCGACCAGGAGCCCACGAGCTTCCTGTCGACGCCCGGCGCGATGGACGTGGGGGTCGAGGTCCACTCGATGTCGAAGGGCTTCGACATGATCGGCTGGCGGATGGGCTGGGTCTGTGGGCACGAGCGGATCGTCAGCGCGTTCGCCGACGTGAAGGACAACAGCGACTCGGGGCAGTTCATCGCCGTGCAGAAGGCGGCCGCCGCCGCGCTCGACGACCCGGAGATCCCCCGCCAGATCCGTGAGAAGTACCGCCGCCGGATGGAAAAGCTGGTCGACACGCTGCAGCAGTGCGGCTTCGAGTGCGAGATGCCGGGCGGCACGTACTTCCTCTACACGCCGTCGCCCAAGGGCGTGGAGGGGGGCCCCACGTTCGATTCGGCCGAGGCGGCTTCGCAGTTCCTCATCACCGAGCACTCGATCTGCACCGTGCCGTGGGACGACGCCGGGGCGTTCCTGCGGTTCAGCGTCACCTACGTGGCCGCCGACGAGCCGGCCGAAGACGCGATCATGGCCGAAACGGCCGAGCGGCTCTCGGACCTGCAATTGGTCTTCTGA
- a CDS encoding helix-turn-helix transcriptional regulator produces the protein MNDANRATRLLKLLQSLQAGAGQNADGLAKACGVSRRTVFRDVEALRQAGVPVAYDSEAKRYSIPGEYFLTPTNLTAEEALALLFVCRELADKKSLPLLSAAQSAASKIESTLPASLRESIREASRPLSHKPMPVGSHDDQASLYSELLAASVNRLNVEIDYESLTEYERVTTTLRPYRLMFHNHCWYVIGRSSLHRSVRTFNLRRIKSLKTLDKKFPSPRGFSLEQYLGNAWRIIPEAGPDQVVHLRFAPLVARNVAEVLWHPTQRCEFTENGSLDFYATVSGVNEIVWWVLGYGDQVEALKPLKLRKLVAQRLENAARQYRHA, from the coding sequence ATGAACGACGCGAACCGGGCAACCCGGCTGCTGAAGCTCCTGCAGTCGCTGCAGGCTGGAGCGGGGCAAAACGCTGACGGGCTCGCCAAGGCGTGCGGCGTCAGCCGCCGCACGGTGTTTCGCGACGTGGAGGCGCTCCGCCAGGCCGGGGTGCCGGTCGCGTACGACTCCGAGGCCAAGCGTTACTCGATCCCGGGCGAGTACTTTCTCACGCCAACCAACCTGACGGCTGAGGAGGCGCTCGCGCTGTTGTTCGTGTGCCGCGAGCTGGCCGACAAGAAGAGCCTGCCGCTGCTGAGCGCCGCCCAATCGGCGGCGAGCAAGATCGAGTCGACTCTTCCCGCCTCGCTGCGCGAGTCGATCCGCGAGGCGTCGCGGCCGCTCAGCCACAAGCCGATGCCGGTCGGCTCGCACGACGACCAAGCCTCGCTCTACAGCGAGCTGCTCGCGGCGAGCGTCAATCGCCTCAACGTCGAGATCGACTACGAGAGCCTCACCGAGTACGAGCGCGTGACGACCACGCTGCGTCCGTATCGGCTGATGTTCCACAACCACTGTTGGTACGTGATCGGCCGTTCTTCGCTGCACCGCTCGGTGCGCACGTTCAACCTCCGGCGCATCAAGTCGCTCAAGACGCTCGACAAGAAGTTCCCTTCGCCGCGCGGCTTCAGCCTCGAGCAGTACCTGGGCAACGCCTGGCGGATCATCCCCGAGGCGGGGCCCGATCAGGTGGTCCACCTCCGATTCGCACCGCTCGTAGCCCGCAACGTCGCCGAGGTGTTGTGGCACCCCACGCAGCGTTGCGAGTTCACCGAGAACGGCTCGCTCGACTTCTACGCCACGGTCTCGGGCGTGAACGAGATCGTGTGGTGGGTCCTGGGGTACGGCGATCAGGTCGAAGCCCTCAAGCCGCTCAAGCTCAGGAAGCTCGTGGCGCAGCGGCTGGAGAACGCGGCGCGCCAGTACCGCCACGCCTGA
- a CDS encoding sulfotransferase family protein codes for MTDDELLRRPIVVLGAPRSGTTVLSQLLRHHPDLCLIDEPRVTWKYGNDRRSDLLRAEHARPEVRRHIRHSFAQQVRASGRSRLVEKTPSNSLRAPFVDRVLDDAIFIHMMRDGRQSVLSIREYWKNHSTGVPRAHLMRRLKEIRPGQIPHYARELFKRVAGKLAPGAAGTPVWGPRIPGLETIVRDQGLLAACAAQWRSCVEAACRDGRHLPHDRYTECRLEDFDEQELRRLLHFADLSVAPEVIDAYRDGFDSRQPGGRTKGANDDDVARVEELIAPTVAWLATLDRADRHKFLPID; via the coding sequence ATGACCGACGACGAACTACTCCGCCGGCCGATCGTGGTGCTCGGGGCGCCGCGCAGCGGCACCACGGTGCTCAGCCAATTGCTGCGTCACCACCCCGACCTCTGCCTGATCGACGAGCCGCGGGTCACTTGGAAGTACGGCAACGACCGCCGCAGCGACCTGCTGCGCGCCGAGCACGCCCGGCCGGAAGTGCGCCGGCACATCCGCCACAGTTTCGCCCAGCAGGTCCGCGCATCGGGCCGCTCGCGGCTGGTGGAGAAGACGCCGAGCAACTCGCTGCGGGCGCCGTTTGTCGACCGCGTGCTGGACGACGCGATCTTCATCCACATGATGCGCGACGGCCGGCAGTCGGTCTTGTCGATCCGCGAGTATTGGAAGAACCACTCGACCGGCGTGCCGCGGGCGCACCTCATGCGGCGTCTCAAAGAGATCCGCCCCGGCCAGATCCCCCATTACGCACGCGAGCTTTTCAAACGGGTGGCCGGGAAGCTGGCGCCGGGGGCGGCCGGCACGCCGGTGTGGGGGCCGCGGATCCCGGGCCTCGAGACCATCGTGCGCGACCAAGGCTTGCTGGCCGCTTGCGCCGCGCAATGGCGTTCATGCGTCGAGGCCGCCTGCCGCGACGGCCGCCACCTGCCGCACGACCGCTACACCGAGTGCCGTCTCGAGGACTTCGACGAGCAAGAGCTTAGGCGGCTGCTGCACTTCGCCGACCTGAGCGTGGCGCCCGAGGTGATCGACGCCTACCGCGACGGCTTCGACTCACGCCAGCCCGGCGGCCGCACCAAGGGGGCCAACGACGACGACGTGGCCCGCGTCGAAGAGCTCATCGCGCCCACGGTGGCGTGGCTGGCGACGCTCGACCGCGCCGACCGGCACAAGTTCTTGCCAATCGACTGA